The Chitinivorax sp. PXF-14 genome contains a region encoding:
- a CDS encoding pirin family protein, whose protein sequence is MTSAIQHLLKPHDRDLGGFSVRRLLPSLPKQAVGPFIFFDHMGPAVFGPGEGIDVRPHPHIGLATVTYLYEGAMMHRDSLGSLQRIEPGDVNWMTAGYGVVHSERTPDELRATGHAMHGIQTWFALPQAEEDCEPGFWHYPAADLPLVEAPGMVLRVIIGNAFGKTSPVRTYGSTLYVAGEVADCVSFEIPAEHAERALYIASGSVEIDGRPLAAHQMAILTPGSTPTLKATEDTRLLLFGGAPLDGRRHIWWNFVSSSQEKIEAAKQRWREDRFPAVPGETERIPLPER, encoded by the coding sequence ATGACTTCTGCCATCCAGCACCTGCTCAAACCCCACGACCGCGACCTCGGCGGCTTCTCGGTGCGGCGCCTGCTGCCCTCGCTGCCCAAGCAGGCCGTCGGCCCCTTCATCTTCTTCGATCACATGGGGCCCGCGGTATTCGGCCCGGGCGAAGGCATCGACGTGCGCCCGCATCCCCATATCGGGCTGGCGACGGTCACCTACCTGTACGAAGGTGCGATGATGCACCGCGACAGCCTCGGCAGCCTGCAGCGCATCGAACCGGGCGACGTGAACTGGATGACCGCCGGGTATGGCGTCGTCCACTCCGAGCGCACGCCGGACGAGCTGCGCGCCACGGGCCATGCGATGCACGGCATCCAGACCTGGTTTGCCCTGCCGCAAGCCGAAGAGGACTGCGAGCCCGGCTTCTGGCATTACCCGGCGGCCGATCTGCCGCTGGTCGAGGCACCGGGGATGGTGCTGCGGGTGATCATCGGCAACGCCTTCGGCAAAACCTCACCGGTGCGCACCTACGGCAGCACCCTGTACGTGGCGGGCGAGGTAGCCGATTGCGTGAGCTTCGAGATACCGGCGGAACACGCGGAACGCGCGCTCTACATCGCCAGCGGCAGCGTGGAGATCGACGGCCGGCCGCTGGCCGCGCACCAGATGGCCATCCTCACGCCAGGCAGCACACCCACGCTCAAGGCAACGGAAGACACGCGGCTGCTGCTGTTCGGCGGCGCGCCGCTCGACGGCCGGCGCCACATCTGGTGGAACTTTGTGTCCAGCAGCCAGGAAAAGATCGAAGCCGCCAAGCAACGCTGGCGCGAAGACCGCTTCCCCGCGGTGCCCGGCGAAACGGAACGCATCCCGCTGCCCGAGCGCTAG
- the chrA gene encoding chromate efflux transporter, with the protein MPAGEQRQRPANIGFGEAFRFWLKLGFISFGGPAGQIAIMHQELVERRRWISERRFLHALNYCMVLPGPEAQQLATYIGWLMHRSWGGIVAGALFVLPSLFVLIALSWIYLAFGQVPWVAALFHGIKPAVTAIVVQAAHRIGSRALKNGLLWAIAAAAFVAIFVLNLPFPLIVAVAGAIGYVGGHLAPARFHLGGGHGTGRQSYGPALIDDDTPTPEHARFRWCRLARVGLIGGLLWAIPMGVLALHYGWRGVLTQMGWFFSKAALLTFGGAYAVLPYVYQGAVSHYGWLTPTQMIDGLALGETTPGPLIMVVAFVGFVGGYVKDWLGQPFLAGALAATVVTWFTFLPSFVFILAGGPLIESTHGDLKFTAPLTAITAAVVGVILNLALFFGYHVLWPKGFAGAFEWGSAAIALGALVALFRFKRNVIGVIAASALLGLALTMAGG; encoded by the coding sequence ATGCCGGCCGGCGAGCAGCGACAAAGACCGGCCAACATTGGCTTTGGCGAAGCCTTTCGGTTCTGGCTCAAACTGGGTTTCATCAGCTTCGGCGGTCCGGCAGGGCAGATCGCGATCATGCACCAGGAGCTGGTGGAGCGGCGGCGCTGGATCTCCGAGCGGCGCTTCCTGCATGCGCTCAACTACTGCATGGTACTGCCCGGCCCCGAGGCGCAGCAGCTGGCCACCTATATCGGCTGGCTGATGCACCGCAGCTGGGGCGGCATCGTCGCCGGGGCGTTGTTCGTGCTGCCATCCTTGTTCGTACTGATCGCCTTGTCGTGGATCTATCTTGCCTTCGGCCAGGTGCCGTGGGTGGCCGCTCTGTTCCATGGCATCAAGCCGGCGGTGACCGCGATCGTCGTGCAGGCAGCGCACCGCATCGGCTCGCGCGCCTTGAAGAATGGCCTGCTGTGGGCCATCGCGGCCGCGGCGTTCGTGGCGATCTTCGTGCTGAACCTGCCGTTCCCGCTGATCGTGGCGGTGGCCGGAGCGATCGGCTATGTCGGCGGCCACTTGGCACCGGCGCGTTTCCATCTGGGTGGCGGGCATGGCACGGGCAGGCAGTCATACGGCCCGGCGCTGATCGATGACGATACGCCGACCCCTGAGCACGCCCGCTTCCGCTGGTGCCGGCTGGCCCGTGTCGGGCTGATTGGCGGGCTGCTGTGGGCCATCCCCATGGGCGTGCTGGCGCTGCACTATGGTTGGCGGGGCGTACTGACGCAGATGGGCTGGTTTTTCTCGAAGGCCGCGCTGCTGACCTTCGGCGGCGCCTACGCGGTGCTGCCCTACGTCTACCAGGGCGCTGTCAGCCACTATGGCTGGCTCACGCCGACGCAGATGATCGATGGGCTGGCGCTGGGGGAGACCACGCCGGGCCCGCTGATCATGGTGGTGGCCTTTGTCGGCTTTGTCGGCGGCTATGTGAAGGACTGGCTCGGTCAGCCCTTCCTGGCGGGGGCGCTGGCCGCCACGGTGGTGACCTGGTTCACCTTCCTGCCCTCGTTCGTGTTCATCCTGGCAGGCGGGCCGCTGATCGAATCGACGCACGGCGACCTCAAGTTCACCGCACCGCTGACCGCGATCACCGCCGCCGTGGTGGGGGTGATCCTCAATCTCGCGCTGTTTTTCGGCTACCACGTGCTGTGGCCCAAGGGGTTTGCCGGCGCCTTCGAGTGGGGCAGTGCGGCGATCGCGCTAGGGGCACTCGTCGCGCTGTTTCGCTTCAAGCGCAACGTGATCGGGGTGATTGCCGCCAGCGCCTTGCTGGGCCTGGCGCTGACCATGGCCGGCGGCTAG
- a CDS encoding DUF2237 family protein, with amino-acid sequence MTQALNVLGLPLMPCSQDPVTGYFRDGCCNTDDTDIGEHVVCAVMTEEFLEFSKSCGNDLSTPRPEYAFPGLQAGDQWCLCANRWVEALVAGSAPAIVMAATHEAILDLVSLETIVTYAIDRPGLPEA; translated from the coding sequence ATGACCCAAGCACTCAATGTCCTGGGCCTGCCGCTGATGCCCTGCAGCCAGGACCCAGTTACCGGCTACTTTCGAGACGGCTGCTGTAATACCGATGACACCGACATCGGCGAACATGTCGTGTGCGCGGTGATGACCGAGGAATTTCTCGAGTTCTCGAAATCGTGTGGCAATGACCTCTCCACGCCGCGCCCGGAGTATGCCTTTCCCGGCTTGCAGGCCGGCGACCAATGGTGCCTGTGCGCCAATCGCTGGGTCGAGGCGCTGGTGGCCGGCTCGGCGCCAGCCATCGTGATGGCGGCCACCCACGAGGCGATACTCGACCTGGTATCGCTCGAGACGATCGTTACCTATGCGATCGATCGGCCTGGCTTGCCCGAAGCCTGA
- the truB gene encoding tRNA pseudouridine(55) synthase TruB, giving the protein MSGQQVKRVKRPISGVLLLDKPYGFSSNGALQKVKWLYQAEKAGHTGNLDPIATGLLPICLGEATKFSQVLLDADKAYLATLKFGQTTTTGDSEGEVLETRPVAVEEARLRDVLQAVTGKIEQVPPMYSALKHEGRKLYEYARQGVEIERKARPVTIYGIELVRFAGDELVIDVACSKGTYIRVLAEEIGRQLGCGAHLIGLRRTRTAGFELQQAYTVEALEAMSMAERDSLLLPADCLLQHLPEVRLAGDAGHYFSHGQAVWHTRMQEQGELRVYDDAGNFLGLGMVDADGRVAPKRVLRIDR; this is encoded by the coding sequence GTGAGTGGTCAGCAGGTAAAGCGGGTCAAGCGCCCGATCAGTGGCGTGCTGTTACTGGACAAGCCCTATGGCTTCTCGTCCAATGGCGCGCTACAAAAGGTGAAGTGGTTGTATCAGGCCGAGAAGGCCGGTCACACCGGTAATCTCGACCCGATCGCGACCGGGCTGTTGCCGATCTGCCTCGGCGAGGCGACCAAGTTCTCGCAGGTGCTGCTGGATGCCGACAAGGCGTATCTGGCTACGCTGAAGTTCGGCCAGACGACGACGACCGGCGATAGCGAAGGCGAGGTGCTGGAGACCCGCCCCGTTGCAGTCGAGGAGGCCCGCTTGCGGGACGTGCTGCAGGCCGTGACGGGCAAGATCGAGCAGGTGCCGCCGATGTATTCGGCGCTCAAGCACGAAGGCCGGAAGTTGTACGAATACGCGCGGCAGGGTGTCGAGATCGAGCGCAAGGCGCGGCCGGTGACGATATACGGCATCGAGCTTGTGCGTTTCGCCGGCGATGAGCTGGTGATCGACGTGGCATGCAGCAAGGGCACATACATCCGTGTGCTGGCCGAGGAAATCGGCCGCCAGCTTGGGTGCGGCGCCCATCTGATCGGCTTGCGCCGTACGCGGACCGCCGGTTTTGAGCTGCAGCAGGCCTACACGGTCGAGGCGCTCGAAGCGATGTCCATGGCCGAGCGCGACAGCCTGCTGTTGCCGGCCGATTGCCTGCTTCAGCATTTGCCCGAAGTCAGGCTCGCGGGCGACGCCGGGCATTATTTCAGCCACGGCCAGGCCGTATGGCATACGCGTATGCAGGAACAAGGGGAGTTGCGCGTCTATGACGACGCCGGCAACTTCCTCGGTTTGGGGATGGTCGACGCCGATGGGCGGGTCGCCCCCAAACGTGTGTTAAGAATTGATCGTTAA
- a CDS encoding pirin family protein has product MSTVTHAREVERIVNGMPTSDGAGVKLLRVLTQDLQRRLDPFLMLDYFHSDNPDDYLAGFPDHPHRGFETVTYMLDGRMRHRDSAGNEGLLTSGGVQWMTAGRGIVHSELPEQENGVMQGFQLWVNLPARNKMTEPGYRDIPASDIPVTTTPAGVTVKVIAGESQGVAGPVQKPDTEPLYLDLHLPAGASFEQTLPADCNVFVYVYEGTALVGGRGQPVKTRQMAVLETRSERDGVTVRAETPAKLLLIAGKPLREPIAQWGPFVMNTREEIEQAVNDFRAGRL; this is encoded by the coding sequence ATGAGCACCGTCACCCACGCCCGCGAAGTCGAACGCATCGTCAACGGCATGCCGACCTCGGATGGCGCAGGCGTGAAGCTGCTGCGCGTGTTGACGCAGGATCTGCAACGCCGGCTCGACCCCTTCCTGATGCTCGACTACTTCCATTCGGACAACCCGGACGACTACCTCGCCGGCTTTCCGGACCACCCGCATCGCGGCTTCGAGACCGTCACCTACATGCTCGACGGGCGCATGCGTCATCGCGACAGCGCCGGCAACGAGGGCTTGCTGACGAGCGGCGGCGTGCAATGGATGACGGCCGGCCGCGGCATCGTCCACTCCGAGCTGCCGGAGCAGGAAAACGGCGTGATGCAGGGCTTCCAGCTATGGGTGAACCTGCCGGCCAGGAACAAGATGACCGAGCCCGGCTACCGCGACATCCCGGCCAGCGACATCCCGGTGACGACCACGCCGGCAGGCGTGACGGTGAAGGTGATCGCAGGCGAATCGCAAGGCGTGGCCGGCCCGGTACAGAAGCCCGATACCGAGCCGCTCTACCTCGACCTGCACCTGCCCGCCGGCGCAAGCTTCGAGCAAACGCTGCCGGCGGATTGCAACGTATTCGTGTATGTCTACGAGGGCACGGCACTCGTCGGCGGCCGCGGCCAGCCGGTGAAGACGCGCCAGATGGCGGTGCTGGAAACCCGCAGCGAACGCGATGGCGTGACAGTGCGCGCCGAAACCCCGGCCAAGCTCCTGCTGATCGCCGGCAAGCCGCTCAGGGAGCCGATCGCGCAATGGGGGCCGTTCGTGATGAACACGCGCGAGGAAATCGAGCAGGCGGTGAACGACTTCCGCGCCGGCCGCCTCTAA
- the pnp gene encoding polyribonucleotide nucleotidyltransferase: MVSLVQKTFQYGQHQVTFETGEIARQATGAVKVAMGDTVVLVSVVGASGVKPGQDFFPLTVDYQERTYAAGKIPGGFFKREGRPSEKEILTSRLIDRPLRPLFPEGFFNEVQIVATVMSCDPEIDPDIPAMLGASAALAVSGIPFEGPIGAARVAYVDGQYVLNPTATQLKSTQLDLVVAGTAQAVLMVESEAKELAEDVMLGAVVFGHEQMQAAINAINELADEGGKDLWDWQPPAKDEALIARVAELAEADLNEAFRIKQKQQRSAKIDEIADRVFPQVITEDMDTTRVNQVKGIFKDLEAKIVRGQILAGEPRIDGRDTRTVRPISIRTGVLPRTHGSVLFTRGETQALVVATLGTKQDEQIIDALMGEYSERFMLHYNFPPYSTGETGRVGTPKRREIGHGRLAKRALVAMLPTPEDFGYSMRVVSEITESNGSSSMASVCGGSLALMDAGVPVKDHVAGIAMGLIKEGNRFAVLTDILGDEDHLGDMDFKVAGTENGVTALQMDIKINGITKEIMKVALDQAKSGRLHILGFMKGTLDGARQEVSQHAPRMYTMKINPEKIRDVIGKGGAVIRAITEETGTTIDIAEDGTITIASVSSEGADAAKKRISDITAEVEIGKVYEGPVVKILEFGAIVNIMPGRDGLLHISQIANERVQNVNDYVKEGQVVRVKVLEQDEKGKIRLSMKALLNEAPVASETPAAE, from the coding sequence ATCGTGAGCCTCGTCCAAAAGACATTCCAATACGGCCAGCACCAAGTCACCTTCGAAACCGGCGAGATTGCCCGCCAAGCTACGGGCGCCGTCAAGGTTGCCATGGGCGACACCGTCGTGCTGGTTTCCGTGGTTGGCGCATCCGGCGTCAAGCCCGGCCAGGATTTCTTCCCGCTGACCGTTGACTATCAGGAACGCACCTACGCCGCCGGCAAGATCCCGGGCGGTTTCTTCAAGCGCGAAGGCCGTCCGAGCGAGAAGGAAATCCTGACATCGCGCCTGATCGACCGTCCGCTGCGCCCGCTATTCCCGGAAGGTTTCTTCAACGAAGTGCAGATCGTGGCGACCGTCATGTCCTGCGATCCCGAGATCGATCCCGATATCCCGGCGATGCTCGGCGCATCTGCTGCGCTGGCAGTCTCCGGCATTCCGTTCGAAGGCCCGATTGGCGCTGCGCGCGTCGCTTACGTTGACGGCCAGTACGTGCTGAACCCGACTGCAACCCAGCTCAAGTCCACCCAGCTGGACCTGGTGGTTGCCGGTACCGCACAGGCGGTGCTGATGGTTGAATCGGAAGCCAAGGAACTGGCCGAAGACGTGATGCTCGGTGCCGTGGTATTCGGCCACGAGCAGATGCAGGCTGCGATCAACGCGATCAATGAACTCGCCGACGAAGGCGGCAAGGACCTGTGGGACTGGCAGCCGCCGGCCAAGGACGAGGCGCTGATCGCCCGCGTCGCAGAGCTGGCCGAAGCCGATCTGAACGAAGCCTTCCGCATCAAGCAGAAGCAGCAGCGTTCCGCCAAGATCGACGAGATTGCCGATCGCGTGTTCCCGCAAGTGATCACCGAAGACATGGACACCACCCGCGTGAACCAGGTCAAGGGCATCTTCAAGGATCTCGAAGCGAAGATCGTGCGTGGCCAGATTCTGGCTGGCGAGCCGCGCATCGACGGCCGCGATACCCGTACCGTGCGTCCGATTTCCATCCGTACCGGCGTGCTGCCGCGCACTCACGGCTCCGTGCTGTTCACTCGTGGTGAAACGCAGGCGCTGGTTGTCGCCACGCTGGGCACCAAGCAGGATGAGCAGATCATCGATGCGCTGATGGGCGAATACTCCGAGCGCTTCATGCTGCACTACAACTTCCCTCCGTACTCGACCGGTGAAACTGGCCGTGTCGGCACGCCTAAGCGCCGCGAAATCGGCCACGGCCGTCTCGCCAAGCGCGCATTGGTAGCGATGCTGCCGACGCCGGAAGATTTCGGCTACTCGATGCGCGTGGTTTCCGAGATCACCGAGTCGAATGGTTCGAGCTCGATGGCATCCGTCTGCGGCGGTTCGCTCGCGCTGATGGACGCTGGCGTGCCGGTGAAGGATCACGTCGCTGGTATCGCGATGGGCCTGATCAAGGAAGGCAACCGTTTCGCCGTGCTGACCGACATCCTCGGTGATGAAGATCACCTGGGCGACATGGACTTCAAGGTGGCGGGCACCGAGAATGGCGTCACCGCGCTGCAGATGGACATCAAGATCAACGGCATCACCAAGGAAATCATGAAGGTGGCGCTGGATCAGGCCAAGTCCGGCCGTCTGCACATCCTGGGCTTCATGAAGGGTACGCTGGACGGCGCCCGTCAGGAAGTGTCGCAGCACGCTCCACGCATGTACACGATGAAGATCAACCCGGAGAAGATCCGCGACGTGATCGGCAAGGGTGGTGCGGTCATCCGTGCCATTACCGAAGAAACCGGCACGACGATCGACATCGCCGAAGATGGCACCATCACCATCGCCTCTGTCAGCTCCGAAGGCGCTGATGCAGCGAAGAAGCGTATCTCCGACATCACTGCCGAAGTGGAAATCGGCAAGGTGTACGAAGGCCCGGTCGTGAAGATTCTCGAGTTCGGCGCCATCGTCAACATCATGCCGGGCCGTGACGGCCTGCTGCACATCTCGCAGATTGCCAACGAGCGCGTGCAGAACGTGAACGACTACGTCAAGGAAGGCCAGGTCGTGCGCGTGAAGGTGCTGGAGCAGGACGAAAAGGGCAAGATTCGCCTGTCGATGAAGGCGCTGCTGAACGAAGCGCCGGTAGCCAGCGAAACACCGGCGGCCGAATAA
- the rpsO gene encoding 30S ribosomal protein S15 → MAITVAQKADLVKQFGHKEGDTGSTEVQVALLTARINDLTGHFKANMKDHHGRRGLLKMVSRRRRLLDYLKDTNLEGYRSLIEKLGLRK, encoded by the coding sequence ATGGCTATTACCGTTGCACAGAAAGCCGACCTCGTTAAGCAATTCGGTCACAAGGAAGGCGATACCGGTTCCACCGAAGTTCAGGTTGCGCTGCTGACCGCTCGCATCAATGATCTCACTGGCCACTTCAAGGCCAACATGAAAGATCACCACGGCCGCCGCGGCCTGCTCAAGATGGTTAGCCGCCGTCGTCGTCTGCTCGACTACCTGAAGGATACCAATCTGGAAGGCTACCGCTCGCTGATCGAGAAGCTCGGCCTGCGCAAGTAA
- a CDS encoding ABC transporter permease produces the protein MREPFSFTRLFAIMLKELIQLRRDRLTFALMIGMPIIQLTLFGFAINGDPKHLPTIVVDHDRSQFSRSLVRALENSDYFKIMRANASDREADRELEMGEAQFALVIPPDFSRKLQRSEHPTLLLAADATDPAATGNAIGAVQQLAQSALSHDLTGPLARLQTGTAPFELRIHRRYNPEGISQYNIVPGLMGVILTMTMIMMTSLGITREVERGTMENLLATPVRPLEVMVGKIAPYVIIGYIQVAVTLLAARWVFDVPFVGSLAVALLCVLAFIAANLTVGITISSTARNQTQAMQMTFFFFLPSMLLSGFMFPFRGMPGWAQVIGEVLPLTHFLRLIRGVMLKGNGLTELWPNLWPLLLFMLVVLSIGLKRFRRTLD, from the coding sequence ATGCGTGAGCCGTTCAGCTTTACCCGCCTGTTTGCGATCATGCTCAAGGAGCTGATCCAGCTCCGCCGCGACCGGCTGACCTTTGCGCTGATGATCGGCATGCCGATCATCCAGCTCACCCTGTTCGGCTTCGCCATCAATGGCGACCCGAAGCACCTGCCTACCATCGTGGTCGACCACGACCGCAGCCAGTTCAGCCGCAGCCTGGTGCGCGCGCTGGAAAACAGCGATTACTTCAAGATCATGCGGGCCAACGCCAGCGACCGGGAGGCCGACCGCGAGCTGGAGATGGGCGAGGCACAGTTTGCACTGGTCATCCCGCCCGATTTTTCGCGCAAGCTGCAGCGCAGTGAGCACCCCACCTTGCTGCTGGCGGCCGATGCCACCGACCCGGCGGCGACGGGCAATGCCATCGGCGCCGTGCAGCAGCTCGCCCAGAGCGCGCTGAGCCACGACCTGACCGGCCCGCTTGCACGGCTGCAAACCGGCACGGCGCCGTTCGAGCTACGCATCCACCGCCGCTACAATCCGGAGGGCATCTCGCAGTACAACATCGTCCCCGGCCTGATGGGGGTGATCCTGACGATGACGATGATCATGATGACTTCGCTCGGCATCACCCGCGAAGTCGAGCGCGGCACCATGGAAAACCTGCTCGCCACCCCCGTACGCCCGCTGGAAGTGATGGTCGGCAAGATCGCGCCCTATGTCATCATCGGCTACATCCAGGTCGCCGTGACGCTGCTGGCCGCCAGATGGGTGTTCGACGTGCCCTTCGTCGGCTCGCTGGCTGTCGCGCTGCTATGCGTGCTGGCCTTCATCGCCGCCAACCTGACGGTCGGCATCACCATTTCGAGCACCGCGCGCAACCAGACGCAGGCGATGCAGATGACCTTCTTCTTCTTCCTGCCGTCCATGCTGCTGTCGGGCTTCATGTTCCCGTTCCGCGGCATGCCGGGCTGGGCGCAGGTGATCGGCGAGGTGCTGCCGCTCACCCATTTCCTGCGGCTGATCCGCGGCGTGATGCTGAAGGGCAACGGCCTCACCGAGCTATGGCCCAATCTGTGGCCCTTGCTGCTGTTCATGCTGGTGGTGCTGAGCATCGGGCTCAAGCGCTTCCGTCGCACACTGGATTGA